Sequence from the Vanessa tameamea isolate UH-Manoa-2023 chromosome 4, ilVanTame1 primary haplotype, whole genome shotgun sequence genome:
TCGATCGACTCTGATTCATAATCAGCTAATTACACTTGACTCTTGTTAATTCGAATTAATATGACTTTTAAGACATTTAAGCAACCTTGTGGgaaatactttttatgtctTTGTAATTGTATTGAGAGACGAACAAAGTTAAATgcgtttatatttcatttttaattttgcattgTTTTTATAGAACCTTTATAgagaatattcaaaaaaataaatattacatttcaaataatattataactcatTTTATCTGTCAATTAATCACAATAATATGACTTAAATGTCACAATAATATGACTAAAAATCCAAATTAAAgatgacattaattttaaacagattCATAGAAATTATAGttgtataatttacttaaattttaattggatcgattataatttaaatttgaggttgaagcaataaaagatatgtgttatttaaattcagttttactaaaatattcacgttttaaaatcaattactcTTTCATAATATCACATTATTGTAATTACatgattttaaaacaagaaattcTTAAACATGATTCTTTACACGAAGACATACCAAacgtaaaatgttaatattgcaCGAATAGTTCTCCAACTGAGATATCGCTTACTCCATATAAATTGACGGCGTAATTCTTAATCGCGTCTAAAACTAATTCCTTGTAATACTGTCACTAccgatttcataaaacaatttcctttattttttctttatttttattttttttttttatataaaaatatcatattcttTTGTACTTATTACACTTTCCATGTGGAATGTTCGAAATCACACTTTTTAATATACACATCAAATTTCACCAAACAAATTGTACAAAGGAttcgcaataaaataaatataatttcaaacgttctgttttactaaaattataagatGTGCTACGTCTAGCTACTTATCTACTTTGTTCATTAGGATTGCCTGTAATagtaatgtacatacatacagtgACAGTGGATGAACAATCGTCTTCCGTCGTCAGTGAGGTGATTAGGTAGAAACGAATAAATTCTTTGAAAGTTTACAAActcgattaaaataaatctttgataatttttacgtattttacATAATCTATAATCTATTATCGTATTTATTGAATAGCTCCCAAATATTGTAGTTGCCTTTTGAATAATCCAACGTTCAAACGAATCACCGATCTATTCAAATATGACTTAAAGTCCAATTTCCAAAACACATAAATCTACGGATACTTAATAGcaatataataaacacaatgACTCGTCATGGATTTTACAGCTATTTGGCCCCGAAGAAATAAATTCAAGAGCAGAGAGAtctcttattaatatattttttcaaaatggcgCAAATACGACGCCTGCTTAGGAACCACCCTATGcctgtaattaatttatgacatttcaatagaaataaacatttataataagactCTGGTCATAGTGAAACAATTGCTTTTGAATAAAGACATTCGGTCGTGGccacataaaattatacaattaaattaaaaaatagtgacATATTTCACaaagcatattataaaaattgctaCCGTAACCTAATAGCATTTTGGTGTTATAATCTCGGCATACATATTCAATatctacttaattattttaggcACACGTTGTATTTTACAAAatcttaatcaaaatcaaacaagcggttcgtttataaatatttcgatgACGATTGTAACATGTTCGAGCGACCTGcttatttcacttaaaaaacGATCTTATTGTATaagactaattaataaaattttcttttaaatgagAAAGGGTACGTATTATGACTAATATTGCTTCCCATGTACAAATAGAAGTCAAAATAGACTGTCAGTGATCTAAATACATCGTCGTGTGTCAATCGAATGTCATTAGATGACTCGCTATGTTTCTGCGAAGTCAAACAGAGCGGTCGTCGAGGAACATGCTACTGTACAGGCACTATCGAAACTTATAAGCATCGCTATACCACTATTCTCAATTCGTTTCAATTCGCCGAAGTCCACGTCTTTGGTCTTTAAATGAGAAAAATCCTACCAACAATGTATTATCAGCTCATTAActcgattattaataatttgtcgtTAATccgatgacaaaataaattccaaacgTTCGTGTTTCATAGTGATTCCTTTCGAgcgtattaaaatatgaatagtcGAGTTAATGTCGGCTGCAGAGTCGATGGATCGTGTACGCGCGTCGGCGGCGGAGTGACGGGTGGCGTTCGGCTACTGCAGCGCGTCGGGCAGGCGGTGCGCGTCGTGCCAGGCGTCGGGCCGCATGACGTCATCGACGGGCGGGCACGTGGGCCGCGGCCCGGGCTCCGGCGTGTACGTGAACGTCAGCCCCGTCGCGTAGATGATGCCGTCGTTCCTCACCAGTGACACGGGCACCTGGAATGAAGTATTCTGAATAATTTCATTATCATGTTCTCAGGAAATAAGGCAGTctagttcaataaaaaaaaaatacatataaaaaatatgaggtttgcgtattatatatatatatacatatctttataatacaatcgtattccactaaactacttacttgcacttttatttaacttctaaAGTTCGGACATTTCAAGCGCAATTTTTTcgcataatgaatatcatatagCTTACTCCCGTGGAGcacaaaagtcaaataaacaacatttgacatcgaatagacgcgatatcattggtcgagagcttgaataatctttgatatttattatggatttgcaaaaaaatgccGTTTAGAAggtcgacgaagctgttatcagAGATTTGGAAGTAAAAgttaagtggatataagtagttaagtagtacagttgtattaaaaataaagatatattagacAAGAACTACTTGTAGTGCATACTATATCAGttctattagcaaattgcatggaatacgtaaatctagggtttgtttatttttattctttgttcGATAGGaatagacaatatattttatttgtctctatgtctaaaattttaatgttaatagtCTAAAAAGGGATTGTAAGACTAAAAATCCAACAGCCTGGTTGGTGTTTACAGATTTAAACCGGTGACCCGAGCtaataaaaatcattgttttGTAGAAGAAGAAATTCTAAGTAATCGTATGTAGATTGAAAGTTGTGTGCGTTTACAGTCGCGTGCCTCGGAAATCACGAAAAGCCGTTGGTCCTTCGTCTGTACTTGGCTTATGAGAAACAAACAGACTTGTGctctataatatatactgagCATTAACTATTTTTTCTCGAACTCGGTTAACCGAACATCACTGAACCATATATCATCTTTAAACCATCATCACGtcagattaatataaaaattgcctCACCTGTGTCGGCTGTCGAACCCAGAGCCACTGTCCCCTAAACTGCGAGATGTCCGGCACGACACACAGCATGGACTCAGCGCAACGATACATGGTCTCCGCCTCCACGTCTCCGAACCAGACTTGCAATGATGGTGTGAAATTATCTCCAGCTAACTCTAACATCGCAACGTCACCTCCACCGTTAAGGTTCAGCGAGTGGACCAACGGAACTGGTGTTACGGGTGACCtggtggaataaaatatatttatatttgttaagtttatatttaaaaatatttacaaaaaaagttttatatgaaattattataatgttttttatcgcccaattgtattgttttatattataccttGTGATAGATATAACAAtaacaggcaaaagggacaacAAATGACGCTTCGATAGCCGAACGCTAAATGGACCGTCTAGCAATGTTGAAATCACAGATTCGATCCCGACCCTCAGACGATCGTTCCCATTGCTAACATTAGTTTTACGCGTAACCGCTAAATAAGTATAGTACCTTattcgaaaaattaaaaatatacgtaagtTAGCTCCCAACtttacgttaataataattttgtttgatttaaattgtcGTCCAAtcaaacatgatttttttttaataagagctTACGCCATAGAACCTTCAAAACTCTTAATTAATAAACCGATGTCAAATACTTCGTATATGAATGCCATGCCAATCATACAAGACGAATcgattctaattaaatattcatattctatCGATGTAGACGATTCAACTCGTACTTTACTTATATCGAACTAGTAATTAAcggtgttttaaataattaatctgtaATGGAATAGCAACCATCTAATCGACCATGGAATGATATTGATTCGTAACAGCAACTTATTGGCAAAAATTAAGTAATCGAAAATACAACGACTGATGCCGTTTGTATCACACTATATgtatttacgaaaaatattaaattaaattaccacttttttaaatgaaatattaaaattctaaacTAACAAAAATAGTGCAAACCAAATGAATGTTGATATTAAACCAATAACGACAAAACGAAtactataaaatgaatatataaatgtccCAAGCATTTACAATCTGACGCACGGTTACAGGCCTATTACTCTGAGGAGAATGTTAAGATCTTATTCCAACATGCTGCTAGAGCGccaattctaataaattatcatatatcgCAATCGTATCGAAACGTTTTATTCGCCGTTCGACTGTTTtccaattctactaacataaCGATCCCGTTGCGGTTGGGTCGAAGTTGGTACGGAATATAATCGAGATCGATCATGATCAATAATAATCATGATGAATAACAATCGATTGAATACACAAGAATATGATTCTCATTGGAATCACACTAGTATTTAGatatttgttacttatttaaatcttattagaaTATCGATGCCACTTATGCTAACTCGACGGttggtaataaattataaacacaaagggtagctattataatataggtatattttcgTAACAGCTCACACGGAGCTCTCATTATATACCCAGCCTGAGTTATACTTGTTATCGTCCTGTGTACTTTTACGACAGATGTGaccaaatatatacataaaactatgaaaattgaatttgtaGACCACAACAGAAATTAtctaatatatagattttagtaaaataaagatttaattatttctaattaaaaattttaattgctttttatttaaaactattagttcctataaaacaaattacgGAATTTTAGGCATTATCATTTTTGCCAATAGCAAGCCGTAtctaaaattttagaaaaaaaaaaaattcttttaaaaaaaatccgatgACAGAAAGCTTACAAGATACAAATAACTTATAACTAAAATAGAATTGTAATAGAAGTATATTGTTAAGACCCCCAGTTTAACACGTCGGGGCCTAGCATCCCGCCCCTTGTTCTCATCATTAGATATCATTACAGTCACTCAACAGTAACGCGATTGTGTGCTAGTTCAAATGTTTGTACTCCCTGCGGTGATTACCGTGTGTCAATTCATAGAATTTATGTCGTTTGAGAAAGTATTACATTATACTTGTACTACAGTATCATTGGTTGATAAACACGTAAACGAACatcgatatttattaataagttaaaatgaTGTTTCGATTTGAACTTAATGTttcttttctatattaataatatttttaatttagggACGTTACAAcgcttttttttaagtcgtagTTAACATACCAAAAACaagtattttacatttttactaattttccGACGGCAATAGCATAAATTTAATGTcttcttttgaatattaatattcaaaggtCTCAATTTTACGTTTTGTgtcattttctaaatattattacatcttcaacaatacaaaacaataaaatattaattacattcattCACTGGTGTTTTTTCTATCACATTGTTGACAAAAAGATATACCGTTAACTATACAAAACTATCAGCCTGCCAGCCTCGTTGGTCCAATAGCTAATTTGATAGCAGATCCAAAAGTACTTAAAGGCTATAATGTTTTCGAGTTTTGTTATGAACATCTGTGGAGATTAGTATTGCTACACGCATGTGCTTATGAAATTGCGTAAAGCACCTACTGTGCCTTATATCTtcgcagggccggatctaccatatggttttttgggcttcagcccagggccccgtgtattcaagggggccccagctaagtcaagtcaaagttaaaaatagactataatgcgaaataatccataactttattaaattaaacagatcgtatggtttgcagccctgcgagtcctgcaatataatttaattcaagtctatgTTCAGATAAATCTTAGGTGGCCCCTacgtagtgttagcccagggccccctaaaattacggtccggccctgtatCTTCGGTCGCGTCGGACTGCCTATGCCAtcccaaaataataaaagagaaaaGCTGAGCTAAAAGAGCTGAGCATTCCCTGCACTATATCTACAGCGCTTGAGACAATCCTTGAGATTGGTCGCCGTAGgtgcaattaaatttaagaatgtAAAGCCGTCGGTACTATCTCTAAACATGACGGATTGCAGTCTCACAGAATGAGCGTGAGAATATATTTTTGCGCATACGTCTGCATTATAACATCTCTTGCTTTTTTACTTTCCTCCTTATTCGCACCAGTTAGTATAATTGAAGCATCGAAGCGTTTGTAAACTTGGAATCTGACTTAAAAATTAACTCTTACACTTCGAACAACCATGGGCCCTAGtatgttaaatgttaatttttaatacttaaccaTATTAACACGGGCTCACTTTTTCGTTTCAGAGCCAAacagttaaaacaaaatattttttttatatatccggCACGATCAGAGATATGAGGCACATTACCAACGGTTTTATGCAAGCGCGTTAGAgtaccatccattcatcagattttctaccgccaaataataaaacttaggATTGTTTTGTTCCAGATTGAACGAGGAGTGAGCCAGTGCTAGTCAGCCACAAGggaaataatatcttagctcccaaagttggtagtTCATTGGCGATAtatggaatagttaatatttcttaaagcgccaatgtctatggtcggtggtgacctcttaccatcagatggacgAATGATGCACCTCCgccttatataatacaaatataagacAAATCAATGTAATGCTACCGGatgcaatgaaataataatgttcggaatatagattctaaaaAAAAGAACCGTCAAGTAAATCTGTTCTAGTAGTACTCTCTTTTATTCATCAtagacaatttaatttacataatctgcgataaaattacgtttatttatgaaataattatgtatatgacACAGCCAATAATCTTAATAAACCATTCGATTAACAGCGTAGCCTTTTTACAAAGCGGCGCCGTTCAATCAGCGGTCGGAATGACATTCAGAAAATACATTTTCCGTTTATATTATAGGGAAATTTGCTCTTCAACATAACGACGTTTAGTAAGATGGCTAGGCGGTTTATTAAACAGGCTAATTAAACTAGTTGGCTACAACGTACATAATCTTGTACACAATAGTATTATgcgttacatttattaattggtaTCCCTCATGgacaatttattaaagaatcgCATATATGTGTGTTGACTTTGCAAAGTGGAAAACTCATACATGCAAAGTATTGCTGTCAAACTGGTAGTGATTATTAGGACTACCCAGAAGGAACACGAAGGACCAGGAAGCCCGATGAACATAATTCCATTAGAATTATTAGATACTATTTACGTCCTTCGtattttacaagtttattagaatatgaatatatacaagtatgaaactttttttattgtaaagacgtataatataaaatcgcttccgccgtctgtacgcttagatcttttcaACTACCCAACGAATTAAATGCGGTTTATGAATAAACGAAGTGATTGAAGGTTTGTATGaaaaatacatgcatattatagtagagaaacgccGAGAATAtcaactttcctagccgaaaaaacagatatttttcttttaaatctttatatatatatgtagttcttcaatttaagaattatatatatgtctatacGTTTATACCCATGTGAAGTAGGGTCGGGTGGCTAGTactgtataataaaacaattaacaaaaaGCTGTTTCCCAATAACGTAAATGTACGATCACGGTAATACAAAACAAGTACTTTtgagcataaataaatattggactacatcatatacattactcCGATCTCACTGTAAGTAGTACAgtcgtaacgacggtaccacaaacacccacacccaagacaatatagaaaaccaatgatctttttctacatcgattcggccgggaatcgaatccgggaccgAGGTCGTTAAAGAAGCATAGTCTGGACTGACGGGATTTTTTAAGTAGTTCATACTTTATTGGTGCGCAAGTTCGACACGCACATggtctgtttttttatttaataaaataatttcttgtgATTGAGTATTTGTATTAAGTCACAAACAATTAgtcattatttgtttttcacctaatttatttaactgaatttttattactttacttattaaattacttggaatgtttcataaaaataaaatttatttaacattttacaaactaGGAAAAAAaacgttgaattaaaaaaatatacaatgatgATAATCTTTGACTAGAGAAGTTAAATTCGTAAATTTTGTTCTATGCATATCTcttgtacaaatattatgttgGTAGTGTaacatatttctataatttggtgactacagatatatataatagtctAGTGATATTGTTTATGCAATTGAAAATATCAACCTTACAGTGCAAAGATAAAAACCACATTTttagtcatattattttttggagATCATtacatctaaaataaattacaaataatttacctCACTGGACCCATTCCTTCGTAAAACTGGTATTCTGCCTTATCCGTGGATATAATTGTCCAACAGGCTCCGTCATTTATCATCTCTTTATTTGGCTCTTTTGGACATGGAGTAGCTTGGAACTGTATGATTCTCTCTTGAGAAAGACACAGATACATGCGTTCTGTATCCTTCATGTAGAAGGCACATTTATGTAGCTGTGACACAGGGTCATCTGCTTCTAGAAGAGCCATTTGTTTGTCAACCTGATGAGAAGTGAGTTATGTGAGCTCAGGTATACttcatgtcaaaatataaagaaaataatagcaTCCTTGGAttgattataaacatttaaattgaatttaaacattaaaaatgtttatataaaagctGTTTAAACaatctctttatttttaaacataactataaatattgataaatctgcttgttacaaaattttattattttttgttctttttagctaaaaaatattggtttaaataactaacaaaaaaaaattaggtgtggtattttttaaaatcatgtaCAAGTtgattttctttctttaaaaataaaatatacataaaagaaaatattgcttaattttattttctcagaatatttactaattttaaatcagAAAATTGTTTTTCCAATTGTATAAGTGAATGCTGaaataaattctttttaaatatagttccATAATATACTTTGAAAAAGAACCTGTGAATTACCTTACGAATAATAAGCCTAGGTAAAGCCATCCCTGTCACCGAACATACAAGTTTCACAGTAGAACCATAGTGAACATATCCATCCCTCACTGCAAACTCCTCCGACTCACTTTCATTGTCATCGAGCAAATGAATCGTAAATGCCCCCCATTGGGTGGAGGATGCATGGAAATTTCCATTTTCAACATGCAAATACCTTGTTGATACAGTTTGTGATCTTAGTCTATTAAATAGAGCTACCTTGGTTCCACTAGCAATACACAGATCAGCATTTTTTAGTGATTGTTTCTTTTTCGATGGTtttgatattacttttattcttttactattaaaaataccgATATCGTGACCATTaccataaaacattttaacggATAGCATGAAATGTTTACGTTTGTCTGAGTCTGATATGTACAATGTCTTTGCAGCACAGTATTGCTTGCCATTATTTAGGTCCAGCTGTTGCATATCTTGGTCAGAGTTACCAATACCAATAAATGCACACAACTGAGATGCCTGCTCAGTCTCACCTTCCCGTAACATACGCTCACGCCGAAGCCGCCAGCCAtcaccaaataaatatatacatggtGGAGGGCAGAAAAAACGCTTCTCATTTCCATATGATTTTTGAGCAACTTTTGCATGTAAAATGACTACGACCATATCAGAGCGGTCGCGAAGGTATCGTTCCATGGCTTCGCGTGTCAATCGACGCTCTTCAGGGCGGTAGGCGCCGGCGCCGGGGCCCGCGGCGGCGGCGTAGCGCGGGTACAGCGCGCCGTGTTGCGGCGGCGGCGACGGTGGACCCCCGCCCATACCACCCGCGCCCGCGCCGTACTGGTGAGGCATGCTCGCCACGGCGTACTCTCACCttgatttaaacattataatgtataaactGTGATAACATCTGCACATGGTGCCTCTTTTGAATCCTTATCTTTGTTGATAGAATATTACTTTAGAACCAAAAAACATCGTGTAAACAAAATCCTGAAGTTGTTAGCGTCTTTCTTGTCGAGACGAAGTTTGAGCCTGTTTATATACTTTGACACTTtttctatttgtatattttagggCTTAACACACTTGAGTTTTTCCGTATTTGGATCGATCAATAGCAATACACTTGTATTATTCACAtcaccataaataaataattacgatgGGAACTCTAACACACAGTCATTCAATAACACCTGTTCGTTGGTAGAATTTTCAGATAGTCCATATAATGTTTCTTGAATtgcgttttattattaaatatatatacagcatTCTTGTcatctaataattatttagggTAAAACGAGTTTGATTTTACTTatgaaaagtttattaaaacttatgttTATTCGAGTATAAATACGATACGACAACGCTAAAAATATGAACTGTCAAGGAGAGGAGAGCCATAGACACAGAGTGATGTGCAAGCGTGTTGTCGATTACACGCGCGCGAATAAAATCGAGTAACACGGTCGGCTTCGGCACGTCGAGTCAAGTCGACTGACAGGCTGCCGGTCATAGGATGTGGGGTTACGCATGGGGCGTGAGAAAATAAAGTGTGGGAAAGAGTGGGCGTCGCGGTGTAGTAAAACATTTGATATTGTATGTAGTGAACCGAACACTTACGAATGCATGCGCCAGTAGCAGGCATCATTTCGTATTGTTGTTGTGTGTGTGATAAATAAGTTGAGTTCACGGAGCGAAAAGGTTGCAATGTGTGAGGAAGAGACCGACGATTGACCGGAGATCTCGTGGGAAACGACCTTTGTTATGTATACTGTTATATAGATTAGTTAAACAAAAAATCAGTTCGAGAATTTAATCGCACGCGATATGGGAGTCACTGGACTCTGGCGTCTCATTGAGCCTGCCGGCAAACCGGTGCCAGTAGAGACACTTGAAAACAAAGTATTGGCCGTTGGtaggttttatatacataagtaaataaaatattatatatcatattattgttaagtttggcatgacattatttatttatacacacagACATTTCAATATGGTTGCATCAGATGGTGAAAGGATATCAAGATGCAAAAGGAGCTCCAGTTGCCAATGCTCATCTTATGGGTCTCTTCCAACGACTTTGCAAATTACTATACTTTCGAGTTAAacctgtttttgtttttgatggAGGTTttccagatttaaaaaaagaaacaattgtaAGTTACCAAATTGTTATTCCTATACTTACCTCATCTTTTTACATCatggtaataataaaatctatattgttTAAGTTATCgacttaatattatgattaattttacttttaggcCAAAAGACAAGACAACAAAACAAAGTATAATTCTCAATCTGAAAGATTGAAACGTGAATTAGCACTTCTTTTAGGTAAAAGAACAGCAATCAATAGCTTACTTGGAAAACAAATTTcaccaaagaaaaataaacaagtggAAAATAATGATGACTTATTTAAATTACCGGCACTACCGGAAAAGGAAGTAGAATCTGAATCagagtatgtaaatattttaaaatcaaaaaaatatgtttaga
This genomic interval carries:
- the LOC113394091 gene encoding suppressor of hairless protein isoform X2, with amino-acid sequence MPHQYGAGAGGMGGGPPSPPPQHGALYPRYAAAAGPGAGAYRPEERRLTREAMERYLRDRSDMVVVILHAKVAQKSYGNEKRFFCPPPCIYLFGDGWRLRRERMLREGETEQASQLCAFIGIGNSDQDMQQLDLNNGKQYCAAKTLYISDSDKRKHFMLSVKMFYGNGHDIGIFNSKRIKVISKPSKKKQSLKNADLCIASGTKVALFNRLRSQTVSTRYLHVENGNFHASSTQWGAFTIHLLDDNESESEEFAVRDGYVHYGSTVKLVCSVTGMALPRLIIRKVDKQMALLEADDPVSQLHKCAFYMKDTERMYLCLSQERIIQFQATPCPKEPNKEMINDGACWTIISTDKAEYQFYEGMGPVRSPVTPVPLVHSLNLNGGGDVAMLELAGDNFTPSLQVWFGDVEAETMYRCAESMLCVVPDISQFRGQWLWVRQPTQVPVSLVRNDGIIYATGLTFTYTPEPGPRPTCPPVDDVMRPDAWHDAHRLPDALQ
- the LOC113394091 gene encoding suppressor of hairless protein isoform X1, whose translation is MPHQYGAGAGGMGGGPPSPPPQHGALYPRYAAAAGPGAGAYRPEERRLTREAMERYLRDRSDMVVVILHAKVAQKSYGNEKRFFCPPPCIYLFGDGWRLRRERMLREGETEQASQLCAFIGIGNSDQDMQQLDLNNGKQYCAAKTLYISDSDKRKHFMLSVKMFYGNGHDIGIFNSKRIKVISKPSKKKQSLKNADLCIASGTKVALFNRLRSQTVSTRYLHVENGNFHASSTQWGAFTIHLLDDNESESEEFAVRDGYVHYGSTVKLVCSVTGMALPRLIIRKVDKQMALLEADDPVSQLHKCAFYMKDTERMYLCLSQERIIQFQATPCPKEPNKEMINDGACWTIISTDKAEYQFYEGMGPVRSPVTPVPLVHSLNLNGGGDVAMLELAGDNFTPSLQVWFGDVEAETMYRCAESMLCVVPDISQFRGQWLWVRQPTQNTSFQVPVSLVRNDGIIYATGLTFTYTPEPGPRPTCPPVDDVMRPDAWHDAHRLPDALQ